The Candidatus Thorarchaeota archaeon DNA segment CCTGTCGGAGCGATTTCTGTCCATGAAGGAATACCATACACGGAAATCAATGCTCTGAGAACTCTTTTCGATGTTGATGCCATACCCATCGCAGCAGGTGGAGTTAATGGGGCAGAAGGTAGCACAACTCTCTATGTTGAGGGGAGTCCTAGCGACGTAGAAGCAGCCTATGAGTTCCTAGAAGCAGAAATCAAAGGTGAACCCGCATTTCCAACCATTCCTGACCTATACTAACTCCAAGCACCGGATTACAGAATACGAGACCTGAGAAGCATGAACGACGAAATCGCCATTGAAACAGAGGACATTACGAAAATATTCGAGGAGGGTAAGAAGCAAGAAGTTGTAGCCCTAAGAGATGTCACCCTTCAAATCAAGCGTGGCGAGGTCTTCGGGCTCCTTGGTCCTAATGGAGCTGGTAAGACCACACTAATTCGCATTCTTATTGGTCTTCTAACTCCAACTAGAGGTCGTGCCACAGTTCTTGGCTATGATGTCGTCGAGAAAATAGAGAGTATACGGCCACGTGTTGCGCTCTTGCCTCAGGAAGCTGGAATTTACGAAAGACTGACTGCCCGTGAGAATCTGGTGTACTATGGTGGATTGTATGGTGTACCGGAAAAAGAGCTACAGAAACGAGCAGACAGGCTTCTAGATATTGTGGGCCTCAGAGAGAAAGAGGATTACCAGGTAAAAGGATTCAGCGGTGGGATGAAGCGTAAGGTGTTGGTGGCACGAGCTCTCATCACCGAGCCAGAAATCATCTTCCTTGACGAACCGACAACAGGTATTGACACCATTGGAGCACGTATAGTCAGAAATCTACTGAAAGAATTGAGTTCCGAAGAAAACAGAACTATCATCATGACTACCCATGACCTCAACGAAGTGAAGGAGCTCTGTCATAGAGTTGGCATCCTGAACGAAGGAGAACTGGTAGCCACTGGAGCGCCTGATGAGCTTGGCCAGAAGTTCAAATCTGCAAACTTAGAAGAGGTTTACATTGGATTAGTAACAGGTGAGGGTGTATACCAGGAGTAAGTCTGCTAAAGGAACAGCTTTAGTAAGTAACTTGAAAAGAACCCACAGGGTGGCCCAAAAGTGTCCAAGAAAAGGAATAAATCGGGTACAAAGAGCGTCTGGATGCTCAAGAAGGAAGTGAAGAGTGTCCTGAGGTCTCGCTGGCTCATTCTCGGATTTATCATAAGTCCCCTTTTTGCCTGGCTGTTCCAAGGGGCGTTTCTCTCCTTCATTGTTGCACAAACAACTGAGGAACCTGAAACCGTCTACATCACTTTGCAGGATGACGATGCCTGGGGTCAGACTCTTTATGATCAGATAGAAGGAAATCGGTCAGAGCTGCTCATAAAGGAGCTAATCAACGTAACACCTTCTGAAGGACAGCAGCTTGTTGAAAATAGATCGGTATCAGTGTGGGTGTTTATACCCGAGAACTTCACAGAAGAGCTGGTACACAAGAATGAGAGTACTCTTTCGCTCTACGTCAATTCAGCCAACTATCGTGCGACTGCTGCTGCTGCCCGTATTCAGAATTTCGCATCACAGGTCATCAATTACATTATTGAAGTACGGAAAGTGGAATTCGCTTATTATAACGTAGCTCCAGAAGCAACCTACGGTCATCAGCTGGCAATCTTTTTGGTCATGATAACATCAGTTCTTGCACCTTCGCCATACGTGAGCAAATCCTTTGCCGGTGAAAAGGAACGGAATACCCTTGAGGCGCTGCTGGTTGTACCTCTTAGCAGAATCAAGATATTGGCTGCTAAGCTATTTGCCGGACTTTTGCTAACTATGATTTATTCCGCGTTTACAATAGTTGGAATCCTAGTATACAACATGTCAATCATTTTCAGGGCAGCTGCACTTCCTCCCCAACCTGCCCAGTATTATTCCAATCTCTACACTGTGAATGTGGCAACTCTACCGCTCATATTCTTCTGTCAATTCTTGG contains these protein-coding regions:
- a CDS encoding ABC transporter ATP-binding protein, translating into MNDEIAIETEDITKIFEEGKKQEVVALRDVTLQIKRGEVFGLLGPNGAGKTTLIRILIGLLTPTRGRATVLGYDVVEKIESIRPRVALLPQEAGIYERLTARENLVYYGGLYGVPEKELQKRADRLLDIVGLREKEDYQVKGFSGGMKRKVLVARALITEPEIIFLDEPTTGIDTIGARIVRNLLKELSSEENRTIIMTTHDLNEVKELCHRVGILNEGELVATGAPDELGQKFKSANLEEVYIGLVTGEGVYQE
- a CDS encoding ABC transporter permease, whose translation is MSKKRNKSGTKSVWMLKKEVKSVLRSRWLILGFIISPLFAWLFQGAFLSFIVAQTTEEPETVYITLQDDDAWGQTLYDQIEGNRSELLIKELINVTPSEGQQLVENRSVSVWVFIPENFTEELVHKNESTLSLYVNSANYRATAAAARIQNFASQVINYIIEVRKVEFAYYNVAPEATYGHQLAIFLVMITSVLAPSPYVSKSFAGEKERNTLEALLVVPLSRIKILAAKLFAGLLLTMIYSAFTIVGILVYNMSIIFRAAALPPQPAQYYSNLYTVNVATLPLIFFCQFLVLLCAIGIGVVISCLSKDQATAESINNLVLLVPTMVIGILGFTGSVNQYGGLFGLFVLAIPFSHAIMFLNGVLSGAATPLSLLGNVAYLLAFTIVFLVIGAKLFEREAIIS